A genomic region of Oceaniferula marina contains the following coding sequences:
- the dapB gene encoding 4-hydroxy-tetrahydrodipicolinate reductase: MTKLLITGKSGRMGQSLIQAGTENPQSEVTSTHDVGEDLAAAFAGVDAAIDFTVHQFTDEVLKAAIESNTPLVIGTTGHSDEQKARIEEAAKKLPIVFAPNFSIGVNTLFWLTSKAAQILGNDSFDIEVTEMHHRHKIDSPSGTARRLLDILNEETNTSYQDDVTHGRVGNIGPRPSKEIGMHTLRGGDVVGDHTVMFAADGERVELTHKASSRMTFASGAVRAAIWLQSQPAGLYDMQDVLGLKS, from the coding sequence ATGACCAAGTTACTCATCACAGGAAAAAGCGGACGCATGGGCCAATCCTTGATCCAAGCTGGCACCGAAAACCCGCAATCAGAAGTCACCAGCACGCACGACGTGGGTGAAGACCTGGCCGCCGCTTTTGCAGGTGTCGATGCCGCCATTGACTTCACCGTTCACCAGTTCACCGACGAAGTCCTCAAAGCGGCCATCGAAAGCAACACCCCACTGGTTATCGGAACCACTGGCCACAGCGATGAGCAAAAAGCACGTATCGAGGAAGCCGCAAAAAAACTGCCAATCGTTTTTGCCCCGAACTTCTCAATCGGCGTCAACACCCTGTTCTGGCTGACCAGCAAAGCCGCCCAAATTCTTGGAAACGATAGCTTTGACATCGAGGTCACCGAAATGCACCACCGACACAAAATCGACTCACCATCCGGAACCGCCCGGCGCTTGCTCGATATCCTCAATGAGGAAACCAACACCAGCTATCAGGATGATGTCACACACGGCCGTGTGGGCAACATCGGCCCCCGCCCCAGCAAGGAAATCGGGATGCACACCCTGCGTGGTGGCGATGTCGTTGGGGATCACACCGTGATGTTTGCCGCCGATGGAGAACGTGTGGAACTCACTCACAAAGCCTCGAGCCGGATGACCTTTGCTTCCGGAGCTGTCCGGGCAGCCATCTGGCTTCAGAGCCAGCCTGCAGGGCTCTACGATATGCAAGATGTGCTCGGGCTGAAATCGTAG
- the cysK gene encoding cysteine synthase A — protein MSLIANNLVETVGNTPLVKLNQITAGLDAEILVKAEFFNPLFSVKDRIGRSMVEAAEQAGTLKPGGTIIEPTSGNTGIALAFVARAKGYRCVLTMPETMSLERRVLLRMLGAEIVLTPGPKGMGGAIAKAKQLLEEAGGNAFGPSQFDNPANPEAHRQTTAEEIWSATDGKIDAFVAGVGTGGTLTGVSEVLKGRCDMKAIAVEPAASPVISGGQPGPHKIQGIGAGFIPGNLNVDIIDETICVTNEDAFETAQAVAKNEGLPVGISSGANIWAAMQLAKRPEFAGKRIVTVACSSTERYLSTPLAEAAKEEVSSMPVSEI, from the coding sequence ATGAGCCTAATAGCAAACAACCTCGTTGAAACCGTCGGCAATACGCCGCTTGTTAAATTGAATCAGATCACAGCCGGACTGGATGCAGAAATCCTGGTCAAGGCCGAGTTTTTCAACCCTTTGTTTAGTGTGAAGGACCGCATTGGACGTTCAATGGTCGAAGCCGCAGAGCAGGCTGGAACCTTGAAGCCAGGGGGCACCATCATTGAGCCCACATCCGGAAACACAGGGATCGCCTTGGCATTTGTTGCCAGAGCCAAAGGCTATCGCTGTGTGTTGACCATGCCCGAGACGATGTCACTCGAACGTCGGGTTCTTCTTCGTATGCTGGGGGCTGAGATTGTATTGACCCCTGGACCGAAGGGAATGGGTGGTGCGATCGCCAAGGCCAAACAGCTTCTTGAAGAAGCCGGTGGTAATGCGTTTGGTCCAAGCCAGTTTGATAACCCGGCCAACCCGGAAGCCCATCGTCAGACGACAGCTGAAGAAATCTGGTCGGCAACAGATGGGAAAATCGATGCTTTTGTTGCCGGTGTTGGAACTGGTGGCACACTCACAGGTGTCTCGGAGGTTCTCAAAGGACGTTGCGATATGAAAGCGATTGCTGTGGAGCCCGCTGCCAGCCCGGTTATTTCAGGAGGCCAGCCTGGGCCTCATAAGATTCAAGGAATTGGTGCCGGGTTTATTCCTGGCAACCTGAATGTCGATATTATCGATGAGACGATTTGTGTGACCAATGAAGATGCTTTTGAAACAGCCCAGGCCGTAGCCAAGAACGAGGGGCTTCCAGTGGGGATTTCCAGTGGAGCCAATATCTGGGCCGCGATGCAGTTGGCCAAGCGCCCCGAGTTTGCGGGTAAGCGTATTGTCACTGTCGCCTGCAGTTCGACCGAGCGTTATCTCAGCACCCCCCTTGCCGAAGCCGCCAAAGAAGAAGTCAGTTCAATGCCTGTGTCTGAAATTTAA
- a CDS encoding dihydrofolate reductase, whose product MTLTAIVAMTPDRIIGKDGTLPWHLPEDLKLFKRHTTGNPIVMGRKTWDSIGKPLPKRQNIVITRDPDWSADGAEVIHSPKDLEKLELITDKVFIIGGAQIYSLFLPQLDEILVSHVHENYPGDTRFPEFEHQFPKVSIEEVYDTFELRRYQR is encoded by the coding sequence ATGACTCTTACTGCCATTGTTGCCATGACTCCCGACCGGATCATCGGCAAAGACGGAACCCTGCCCTGGCACTTGCCAGAAGACCTCAAACTCTTCAAACGTCACACCACAGGGAACCCGATTGTCATGGGGCGCAAAACATGGGACTCGATCGGAAAACCGCTACCTAAGCGACAAAACATCGTCATCACTCGCGATCCGGACTGGTCGGCTGATGGTGCCGAAGTCATCCACTCGCCAAAAGACTTGGAAAAGTTAGAACTCATAACCGACAAGGTCTTCATCATAGGAGGAGCCCAAATCTACAGCCTCTTCCTCCCGCAACTTGATGAAATCCTGGTTTCCCATGTTCACGAAAACTACCCCGGCGATACCCGCTTCCCCGAGTTCGAACACCAATTTCCCAAGGTCAGTATCGAGGAAGTCTATGACACCTTCGAGCTACGCCGTTACCAGAGGTAG
- a CDS encoding thymidylate synthase, whose translation MQQYLDLLRDVLKHGETRSDRTGTGTISVFGRQSRYDLRQGFPCLTTKKLHLRSIIHELLWFLKGDTNIQYLKENGVRIWDEWADEQGELGPVYGQQWRAWEGDNGEIIDQVERLIDGLKNNPHSRRHLVSAWNVGKVDQMALPPCHMLFQFYVHDIDSDRPGLSCQLYQRSADLFLGVPFNIASYALLTMMVAQVCGYEARDFVHTFGDLHLYSNHLEQAKLQLTRNPKPLPTMWINPEVKDINGFTFEDFELRDYTPDQHIKADVSV comes from the coding sequence ATGCAGCAATACCTCGACCTTCTCCGTGATGTTCTCAAGCATGGTGAAACGCGCAGTGACCGGACTGGGACAGGAACCATCTCCGTTTTTGGACGACAAAGCCGCTACGACCTCCGTCAGGGATTCCCCTGCCTGACCACTAAAAAACTCCATCTCCGCTCCATCATCCACGAGCTACTCTGGTTTCTCAAGGGTGATACCAACATCCAATATCTCAAAGAGAACGGCGTCCGAATCTGGGACGAATGGGCAGACGAACAAGGTGAACTCGGGCCCGTCTACGGTCAGCAATGGCGTGCGTGGGAAGGTGATAACGGTGAAATCATCGACCAAGTCGAACGCTTGATCGATGGGCTGAAAAACAATCCTCACTCACGTAGACACCTCGTGTCGGCTTGGAATGTTGGAAAGGTCGATCAAATGGCACTCCCACCGTGCCATATGCTTTTCCAATTCTACGTGCACGACATCGATTCCGATCGCCCGGGGCTCTCCTGCCAACTCTACCAACGAAGTGCCGACCTCTTTCTCGGCGTCCCCTTCAACATCGCATCCTACGCCCTGCTCACCATGATGGTCGCTCAGGTCTGCGGCTACGAAGCCCGGGACTTCGTGCATACCTTCGGAGACCTCCACCTCTACAGCAACCACCTCGAACAAGCAAAACTTCAACTCACACGTAATCCCAAACCCCTCCCTACTATGTGGATCAATCCGGAAGTCAAGGACATCAACGGCTTCACCTTCGAAGACTTTGAACTTCGGGACTACACGCCGGATCAACACATCAAGGCCGACGTGAGCGTCTAA
- the dapF gene encoding diaminopimelate epimerase codes for MQLSFHKMNGAGNDFVVIDNRELNIQLNKEQIAWLCDRQRGIGADGLLAVEPAQKGANYRFRYYNADGGEAEMCGNGARCFGKFVSRLSEPHKKMVTFETIAGTLSAEILGDQVRIAMSTPTDLVLGSTIRVAGLEGTVHSINTGVPHVVVFVDDLENLDVVKYGAALRYHDSYAPAGTNVNFAKVLDEQHIAIRTYERGVEGETLACGTGMTACALIHHLITDAPGPIQVNVAGGDTLEIGFETYESDTFSDVTLTGPADFVYQGVITF; via the coding sequence ATGCAACTCTCATTCCATAAAATGAACGGAGCCGGCAACGACTTCGTTGTCATCGACAACCGGGAACTCAATATCCAACTCAACAAAGAGCAAATCGCCTGGCTCTGCGACCGCCAACGCGGAATCGGGGCCGACGGCCTGCTTGCGGTTGAACCTGCCCAAAAAGGAGCCAACTACCGCTTCCGCTATTACAATGCAGATGGTGGCGAGGCGGAAATGTGCGGCAATGGGGCCCGCTGCTTCGGTAAGTTTGTCTCACGCCTGAGCGAGCCCCATAAAAAAATGGTCACCTTTGAAACCATCGCCGGCACATTGAGCGCTGAAATCCTGGGCGACCAGGTGCGCATTGCCATGTCCACCCCGACCGACCTGGTTCTGGGGAGCACCATCCGCGTTGCCGGACTCGAAGGCACGGTGCACAGCATCAACACCGGAGTCCCCCACGTCGTGGTCTTTGTTGACGACCTCGAAAACCTCGATGTGGTGAAGTACGGCGCCGCTCTACGCTACCACGATAGCTACGCCCCGGCCGGAACCAATGTCAACTTTGCCAAGGTCCTCGATGAGCAACACATCGCCATTCGGACCTATGAGCGAGGGGTAGAAGGAGAAACGCTCGCATGCGGAACCGGCATGACAGCCTGCGCCCTGATCCACCACCTCATCACCGATGCTCCCGGCCCGATCCAAGTAAACGTGGCAGGAGGCGACACCCTCGAAATCGGTTTTGAAACCTACGAATCAGACACCTTCAGTGACGTCACCCTCACCGGCCCGGCCGACTTCGTCTATCAAGGCGTCATTACCTTCTAA
- the trpA gene encoding tryptophan synthase subunit alpha gives MSTNRIDTTFQRLSENGQAAFVAYVCAGDPTPEASLDVIRSLADAGADIIELGVAFSDPQADGIVNQLAAERAINSGMTLAKLMELIREFRTTHETPIVLFTYLNPVYTYGYEQFHADAAAAGADGILMLDLPPDEIANNQELVTASGLKRITLISPSTPAARMQMLAEQSEGFIYALSRMGVTGAQAAPSESIGKLVASIKQHTDTPVCVGFGINTPEQAESVAKAADGVVVGSAIVNQVAEHTQSSELAEIIGQFTKPLIEASKNP, from the coding sequence ATGAGCACAAACCGTATCGATACCACCTTCCAGCGCTTAAGCGAAAATGGCCAGGCAGCCTTTGTCGCTTACGTCTGCGCTGGTGACCCCACACCGGAAGCCTCTCTCGACGTCATTCGATCCCTTGCGGACGCAGGTGCGGATATCATCGAGCTCGGAGTCGCGTTCTCCGACCCTCAGGCCGATGGCATCGTCAACCAGCTCGCGGCTGAACGGGCCATCAACAGCGGAATGACTCTGGCCAAGCTCATGGAGCTGATCCGCGAGTTCAGAACCACACACGAAACCCCGATTGTGCTCTTCACCTATCTCAATCCGGTCTACACCTACGGCTACGAGCAATTTCACGCCGATGCTGCTGCGGCTGGAGCCGACGGCATCCTAATGCTCGACCTTCCGCCCGATGAAATTGCCAACAACCAGGAACTGGTAACGGCATCCGGACTGAAGCGCATCACCCTGATTTCGCCATCAACACCAGCAGCACGCATGCAAATGCTGGCTGAGCAATCCGAAGGCTTCATCTATGCGCTTTCACGGATGGGTGTCACCGGCGCTCAAGCGGCACCGTCCGAGAGCATCGGCAAACTGGTTGCCAGCATCAAACAACACACCGACACTCCAGTCTGTGTGGGTTTCGGAATCAATACACCGGAACAAGCGGAAAGTGTGGCCAAGGCCGCCGACGGCGTCGTCGTTGGCTCAGCCATCGTCAATCAAGTCGCTGAACATACCCAATCTAGCGAACTCGCCGAAATTATCGGCCAATTCACCAAGCCTCTGATCGAGGCATCCAAGAACCCTTGA
- the rlmN gene encoding 23S rRNA (adenine(2503)-C(2))-methyltransferase RlmN translates to MTNPPHPTDSLLGLSKEDLESYFTSEGEKPYRAKQVLEWLYQQRVNEIDEMSNLSAPMREKLEARFHINNLKHVETKGSEDTTRKFLFKLDDGRYVETVFIPASKGLKGKQSSRKTICVSSQVGCAYGCKFCASGLAGFTRNLTAAEIVGQMLSVEQITGEKINNIVFMGMGEPLANLKNLIKALEIITSHWGLNIGARSITVSTSGLAPAIRKLAEFPVPIRLAISLHGATDEVRDRIMPVNSKWQIKELFDSLHYWRQFKKQKISLEYILIKDVNDDLEQAHILAKRAKGINAKVNLIPYNTVEGLEWVRPTEEHCYAFRDVVASYGINTTLRLEKGSDINAACGQLRLKKETAEGIVKAPVKAGR, encoded by the coding sequence ATGACAAATCCACCACATCCTACCGACTCCCTGCTCGGCCTGAGCAAAGAGGATCTGGAATCCTATTTCACCTCCGAGGGGGAAAAACCATACCGCGCCAAGCAGGTGCTTGAGTGGCTCTACCAGCAGCGCGTCAACGAGATTGACGAAATGAGCAACCTCTCCGCCCCCATGCGAGAAAAACTTGAGGCCCGCTTTCACATCAACAACCTGAAACACGTGGAAACCAAGGGGTCCGAAGACACCACACGCAAGTTTCTCTTCAAACTCGACGACGGTCGTTATGTGGAAACTGTCTTTATTCCGGCTTCGAAAGGATTGAAAGGCAAGCAGTCATCGAGAAAGACCATCTGTGTCTCATCTCAGGTGGGTTGTGCCTACGGCTGCAAATTCTGCGCCTCCGGTCTAGCCGGCTTTACCCGCAACCTGACGGCAGCCGAAATCGTAGGCCAAATGCTTTCGGTGGAACAAATCACCGGGGAAAAAATCAACAACATCGTCTTTATGGGGATGGGCGAGCCTCTCGCCAACCTGAAAAACCTGATTAAAGCGCTGGAAATCATCACCAGCCATTGGGGGCTGAACATCGGCGCGCGCAGCATCACGGTTTCCACATCCGGTCTCGCTCCCGCCATCCGGAAACTGGCTGAATTCCCGGTTCCTATCCGACTCGCCATTTCATTGCACGGGGCAACCGACGAGGTCAGAGACCGCATTATGCCCGTCAATAGTAAGTGGCAGATCAAAGAACTCTTTGATTCGCTCCATTATTGGCGCCAATTCAAAAAACAAAAAATTTCACTCGAGTATATCCTGATCAAAGATGTGAACGACGACTTGGAGCAAGCTCATATCCTCGCCAAAAGAGCCAAAGGGATTAACGCAAAGGTCAACTTAATCCCATACAATACCGTCGAAGGCCTTGAATGGGTCAGGCCCACGGAAGAGCATTGTTACGCCTTCCGTGATGTGGTCGCATCCTATGGCATCAATACCACCCTCCGCCTTGAAAAAGGAAGTGATATCAATGCCGCCTGCGGCCAGCTACGCCTGAAAAAAGAAACCGCCGAGGGCATTGTCAAAGCTCCAGTCAAAGCCGGCAGGTAA
- a CDS encoding DUF2167 domain-containing protein, with translation MSLSAEDPGSDPASKQVVLEMIKAEFPSAQKNGAGAIGSQARIEIGDDMVFLNGRDGDRLLQSWGNLPSEIDGLLMPDDGSWCITFQFSDVGYVKDDEKEEIDADAILEENREGQKEANKQRVQQGLGELEILRWVVAPNYNTQTNNLEWGMLLEDDEGSQSINHEVRLLGRHGVMNATLLCGPEQFASLKPVLDETLKGFSYNEGNTYGEYRDGDKVAEFGLLGLMGAGGAFVLWKFWKPICAGVLVVGVSVKKFFNRFFGGSSEGRVS, from the coding sequence ATGTCTCTGTCTGCAGAAGATCCGGGTTCTGACCCCGCAAGCAAACAGGTGGTTTTAGAAATGATCAAAGCCGAGTTTCCAAGTGCACAAAAAAATGGGGCTGGAGCAATCGGTTCACAAGCCAGAATTGAAATCGGAGATGATATGGTCTTTTTGAATGGTCGTGACGGAGATCGTTTGCTGCAGTCGTGGGGGAACTTGCCATCGGAGATTGACGGGCTGTTGATGCCTGATGACGGTTCGTGGTGTATTACTTTCCAGTTTTCCGATGTGGGTTATGTCAAAGACGATGAAAAAGAAGAGATCGATGCCGATGCGATTTTGGAAGAAAATCGGGAAGGTCAGAAGGAAGCCAATAAGCAGCGGGTGCAACAAGGACTGGGAGAGTTAGAAATTCTCCGTTGGGTTGTAGCTCCGAATTACAACACACAGACCAACAACCTGGAATGGGGGATGCTTCTTGAAGATGATGAAGGAAGCCAATCGATCAACCATGAGGTTCGACTGCTTGGTCGTCACGGAGTGATGAATGCCACCTTGCTTTGTGGTCCTGAGCAATTTGCTTCATTGAAGCCTGTTCTAGATGAAACTCTCAAAGGCTTTTCTTACAATGAAGGGAATACCTATGGTGAATATCGTGATGGGGATAAGGTTGCTGAGTTTGGCTTGTTGGGCCTGATGGGGGCCGGAGGAGCATTTGTTCTCTGGAAATTCTGGAAACCTATTTGTGCCGGGGTTCTGGTTGTGGGTGTGAGTGTGAAGAAGTTTTTTAATCGTTTCTTCGGCGGATCCAGTGAAGGCCGTGTTTCTTAA
- a CDS encoding peptide chain release factor family protein has product MPSPEKSAALEARMEALGVTHESLVEKFIHGSGSGGQKVNKTASCVYLKHLPSGIEVKCQRERSRELNRFLARRELCEQLETIRDGKKSARQQAREKIRRQKRRRSRRQKNKMLDAKSKHAQKKNLRKPPGGND; this is encoded by the coding sequence ATGCCTAGCCCGGAAAAATCGGCAGCCCTCGAAGCTCGAATGGAGGCACTTGGGGTCACCCACGAATCCCTGGTCGAAAAGTTTATTCACGGCAGTGGTAGCGGTGGCCAAAAAGTGAATAAAACCGCCTCCTGCGTCTACCTCAAGCACCTCCCCAGCGGTATCGAGGTCAAATGCCAACGCGAACGCTCCCGCGAACTGAACCGCTTCCTCGCACGCCGGGAACTCTGCGAACAACTCGAAACCATCCGTGACGGTAAAAAATCCGCCCGTCAGCAGGCTCGCGAGAAAATCCGCCGCCAAAAACGTCGGCGCTCACGACGCCAGAAAAACAAGATGCTCGATGCCAAATCAAAACACGCTCAAAAGAAGAACCTCCGCAAACCGCCGGGGGGCAATGATTAA
- the folK gene encoding 2-amino-4-hydroxy-6-hydroxymethyldihydropteridine diphosphokinase, translated as MANRVGLALGSNLGNRLAHIKEARDMLRKLMPDDAAYHQAPIYQSEPVDCPPNSPDFFNTVVEIDYIGTPHELLEYTQGIEFHFGRGVVYQTNAPRIIDVDILYFGNESVDGGILTIPHPQLTHRRFVLQPLADIRPDMVLPGDTATIATHLHHLDSGEPPLTLVQTHW; from the coding sequence ATGGCCAACCGTGTCGGACTAGCTCTAGGGTCAAACCTAGGAAATCGCCTTGCTCATATCAAGGAGGCGCGGGACATGCTGCGCAAATTGATGCCGGACGATGCCGCCTACCATCAGGCTCCCATTTACCAATCCGAGCCGGTTGACTGTCCGCCGAACTCGCCCGATTTCTTCAACACCGTCGTTGAAATCGATTACATCGGCACCCCGCACGAGCTGCTTGAGTATACCCAGGGCATCGAATTTCACTTCGGCCGGGGAGTCGTCTACCAGACCAACGCTCCGAGGATTATCGACGTCGACATCCTCTATTTCGGCAACGAATCCGTGGATGGAGGCATCCTCACCATCCCTCACCCCCAGCTCACGCACAGACGCTTTGTCCTGCAACCGTTGGCGGATATTCGCCCGGACATGGTCCTACCTGGTGACACAGCCACGATCGCCACTCACCTCCACCACCTTGACTCTGGTGAGCCCCCGCTTACCCTTGTCCAAACTCACTGGTAA
- a CDS encoding glutamate-5-semialdehyde dehydrogenase: MDKEQIKEEILGMGAKARVAAHALAVLDADQKNAILRAMANGLRDRADEILDANRKDIDAGEANGLTEAMLDRLRLDSSRLEAIAVGVEEVAELPDPVGEVLDSWTRPNDIRIEHVRVPIGVIGIIYESRPNVTSDAAVLCLKSGNATILRGGSEAIHSNRAIASALQAGGESQGLPEQAIQLIPFTDRESVRVMAGMDQWLDVIIPRGGKGLIEAVVSQARMPVIKHYDGICHVYVDADADLDMAVAVSEDSKVHKPSACNALETLLVHRDIAESFLPAMAEAFSAREVEMRGDEQVQAILGSAVVPASPEDWDTEYLDMIVAIKVVDDMAEAITHINQHSSRHSDCIITKDDQQASRFLRMVDSACVYHNASTRFSDGGEFGFGAEIGISTDKLHARGPMGLRELTSYQYRIRGSGQTRALCATT, from the coding sequence ATGGATAAAGAACAAATCAAGGAGGAGATCCTTGGTATGGGAGCCAAGGCTCGGGTTGCGGCCCATGCCTTGGCTGTGTTGGATGCTGATCAGAAAAATGCGATTCTTCGTGCGATGGCCAATGGCCTGCGTGATCGGGCTGATGAAATCCTCGACGCGAACCGAAAAGACATCGATGCCGGTGAGGCCAACGGTCTGACGGAGGCGATGCTGGACCGCCTTCGCCTAGACTCCTCCCGCTTGGAGGCCATTGCCGTGGGGGTTGAGGAAGTGGCTGAATTGCCTGATCCGGTAGGAGAGGTTCTCGATTCCTGGACTCGTCCGAATGACATTCGAATTGAACATGTTCGCGTGCCTATCGGGGTGATTGGGATCATTTATGAAAGCCGCCCGAATGTGACCAGTGATGCGGCTGTGCTTTGTTTAAAATCCGGCAATGCCACGATTTTGCGAGGGGGCTCGGAAGCCATTCATTCGAACCGGGCGATTGCCTCGGCCTTACAAGCCGGTGGAGAGTCCCAAGGGTTACCTGAACAAGCGATTCAACTGATTCCTTTCACCGATCGTGAGAGTGTTCGTGTGATGGCTGGAATGGACCAGTGGCTGGATGTGATTATTCCGCGCGGTGGCAAGGGATTGATTGAAGCGGTTGTTTCTCAGGCTCGCATGCCCGTGATCAAGCATTACGATGGCATTTGCCACGTCTATGTGGATGCGGATGCCGATTTGGATATGGCCGTGGCCGTTTCCGAGGATTCGAAGGTTCATAAACCCAGTGCCTGTAATGCCTTGGAAACGTTGTTGGTTCACCGGGATATTGCAGAATCGTTCCTGCCTGCGATGGCTGAGGCCTTCAGCGCCCGTGAGGTTGAAATGCGAGGCGATGAACAGGTTCAGGCGATTCTTGGCAGTGCTGTTGTTCCCGCTTCTCCTGAGGACTGGGATACCGAGTATCTCGATATGATAGTCGCAATCAAAGTCGTAGATGATATGGCAGAAGCGATTACCCATATTAACCAGCATAGCTCACGTCATAGCGATTGTATTATCACCAAGGACGATCAACAGGCATCTCGCTTTCTTCGGATGGTGGACAGTGCCTGTGTCTATCATAATGCTTCGACTCGTTTCAGCGATGGCGGGGAGTTTGGATTTGGTGCGGAAATTGGTATTTCCACTGATAAGTTGCACGCCCGCGGGCCGATGGGCTTGCGTGAGTTGACATCCTATCAATACCGAATCCGGGGCTCTGGCCAGACCCGGGCTCTGTGCGCAACAACTTGA
- the dapA gene encoding 4-hydroxy-tetrahydrodipicolinate synthase, producing MFQGTHTALITPFRNGQVDTEAFRALIERQVEGGVDGIVPCGTTGESPTLEQKEHLKVIELAVEYAAGRVKVIAGTGANATAEAIHLTSEAARIGVDGTLQVCPYYNKPSQEGLYQHYKAIAECSDLPIMLYSIPGRSVIEIAVDTMARLHADCPTIIANKEAGGDPERVTQIREALPESFQILSGDDPLTIDFMKRGAVGLVSVATNLIPDVMSKLVKAMLDGRVAEAEAIQEQYEDLFSTLMSIDTNPVPIKSAVALQGHCTDELRLPMVNLSPSNEAALKAKLEQYKLI from the coding sequence ATGTTCCAAGGAACCCACACCGCGCTTATCACACCATTTCGCAACGGACAAGTTGACACCGAGGCCTTCCGAGCTCTGATCGAACGCCAGGTCGAAGGCGGAGTCGATGGCATTGTGCCATGCGGCACAACCGGAGAATCGCCCACGCTCGAACAAAAAGAGCATCTCAAAGTCATCGAACTTGCCGTTGAATACGCAGCCGGCCGAGTCAAAGTAATCGCAGGCACCGGAGCCAATGCCACAGCTGAAGCGATCCACCTCACTTCTGAAGCTGCCAGGATCGGCGTTGATGGCACGCTACAAGTATGCCCATACTACAATAAGCCCTCTCAAGAAGGACTCTATCAGCACTACAAGGCCATCGCCGAGTGCTCGGACCTTCCGATCATGCTTTACAGCATTCCCGGTCGCTCGGTCATTGAAATTGCCGTCGACACCATGGCTCGTCTTCATGCCGACTGCCCAACTATTATTGCAAATAAGGAGGCCGGTGGTGACCCAGAACGGGTCACCCAAATCAGGGAAGCTCTCCCCGAGAGTTTTCAGATCCTTTCCGGTGACGACCCACTGACCATCGATTTCATGAAGCGAGGAGCCGTCGGACTTGTCTCGGTTGCCACCAACCTGATTCCGGATGTCATGTCCAAGCTGGTCAAAGCCATGCTTGACGGCCGGGTTGCAGAGGCCGAAGCCATTCAGGAACAATACGAAGACCTGTTCAGCACCCTGATGTCCATCGACACCAACCCGGTGCCCATCAAATCCGCGGTTGCCTTACAGGGTCACTGCACGGACGAGCTTCGCCTGCCAATGGTCAACCTCAGCCCAAGCAACGAGGCCGCCCTCAAAGCCAAGCTTGAGCAATACAAACTGATCTAA
- the panB gene encoding 3-methyl-2-oxobutanoate hydroxymethyltransferase, giving the protein MNSIDKAAAITARKGNGKPISALTAYDYPSARLLDEAGVDVLLVGDSLGMVMLGFPDTTHVTLEMMLHHVAAVSRAVNHALVIGDMPIHTYNTPEQALATAKALVEAGADAVKLEGGVRQVDKVKTIVAAGIPVIGHHGMLPQRVLEEGGYKKKGKTEEECQAILEGALALQDAGCSALVLESVVPDLAETITSQLDIPTIGIGCTNKEKPKTCDGEIAVITDVIGSSPWFVPPFATTRANVAGEITRCAKEYIASLSQA; this is encoded by the coding sequence ATGAACTCGATCGACAAAGCAGCCGCCATCACGGCGCGGAAAGGAAACGGAAAACCGATCTCCGCCCTCACAGCGTATGACTACCCAAGCGCCCGCCTCCTTGATGAAGCAGGCGTGGACGTCCTACTCGTCGGAGATTCACTCGGCATGGTCATGCTCGGGTTCCCCGACACCACGCATGTCACCCTTGAGATGATGCTTCACCATGTGGCAGCCGTCTCCCGGGCCGTGAATCATGCGCTGGTCATTGGAGACATGCCCATCCATACCTACAACACTCCGGAACAGGCACTCGCTACAGCCAAAGCTCTGGTAGAAGCTGGCGCTGACGCCGTCAAACTGGAAGGTGGCGTCCGTCAGGTCGACAAGGTGAAAACCATCGTCGCCGCAGGTATCCCGGTCATCGGCCACCACGGAATGCTCCCCCAGCGAGTGTTGGAAGAAGGAGGATATAAGAAAAAAGGGAAAACCGAGGAAGAATGCCAAGCGATTCTCGAAGGGGCTCTCGCCCTACAAGATGCGGGTTGCTCCGCACTCGTGCTCGAAAGTGTGGTGCCCGACCTCGCGGAAACCATCACATCCCAACTCGACATCCCGACAATTGGCATTGGCTGCACCAACAAAGAAAAGCCGAAGACCTGTGACGGAGAAATCGCAGTCATCACCGATGTGATTGGATCATCACCATGGTTTGTTCCTCCCTTTGCCACCACCAGAGCCAACGTCGCAGGCGAAATCACCCGCTGCGCCAAGGAATACATCGCATCCCTGTCTCAAGCTTGA